Part of the Streptomyces sp. NBC_01460 genome, GGACCTCCTCACCCGCAGTGAACGCGAAATGGGCCGGATCCGGGGCGCCGAACTGTCCATGATCTTCCAGGACCCGATGACCAGCCTCGACCCGCTGCAGCGCATCGGCAGCCAGGTCGCCGAGGTGCTCCGCCACCACGGAGGCCACAGCCGGGCCGAGGCCAGGGCCGCGGCCCTGGCCGCGCTGGACGAGGTGGGCATCCCCGACCCCGAGCGCCGCTACCGCCAGTACCCCCACGAGCTCTCCGGCGGCCTGCGCCAGCGCGTCATGATCGCCGCCGCACTCGTGGCCCGGCCCCGCGTCCTCATCGCCGACGAGCCCACCACGGCGCTCGACGTCACCGTGCAGCGCCAGATCCTCGACCTCCTCGTCCGGCTCCAGCAACGGCACGGCATGGCCGTCGTCCTCATCACCCACGACCTCGGCGTCGTCGCGGAGACCGCCGACCGTGTGGTGGTCATGCACCACGGCGAGGCCGT contains:
- a CDS encoding ABC transporter ATP-binding protein, with product MTSTTFAAPVLEIHDLRVDFRLATTTVHAVRGVSLAVAPGETLAVVGESGSGKSATALSALRLNPEPPCVYAGGHILLDGKDLLTRSEREMGRIRGAELSMIFQDPMTSLDPLQRIGSQVAEVLRHHGGHSRAEARAAALAALDEVGIPDPERRYRQYPHELSGGLRQRVMIAAALVARPRVLIADEPTTALDVTVQRQILDLLVRLQQRHGMAVVLITHDLGVVAETADRVVVMHHGEAVESGDVHDVFARPQDPYTRRLLDATPRLETAG